The Nitrospirales bacterium genome includes a window with the following:
- a CDS encoding lactonase family protein, translating into MKIPAFRLGERTENHQWPSHASRVMPLRDDRSVRFNRLIVLGFVLLWIGFLSQSLSAHAAEGRFLYIESNHVDEGQNSIVAYSRHADGKLTPLPEGPFLTGGTGINNDTHGKLGPDDNDTPLALSEDGKYLFAVNTHSNTIAVFKVLENGSLRHVKGSPFPSRGIGPNSLSVSGNILLVSNRNGDYHQLEQLRGAAKANYVSFRVNDDGTLTFLSSIDVEGAHKPTQVLFSTLHNRIAFGNDFQVDADFDGDGARSWLAGREQKVQGQLHAFTLDASGHLIETDRVTLPETDPGHLYEGAPGVPSLPLGLWDHPTKNLLYVGFVTRNELGVFRYSREGKLTFVTSVPNGGQDICWLLTNRAGTRLYAVNNLNRQETKDKSGSISIYDISGEKAERPVEIGRVQTPLPGESFINNRMFLQPGSTPFQMALDPTEKFFYVINQRINQTPENKSSEGNFLHMFKVEESGLLTLVDSRDLRKDGLPSHSRPQGIVILDR; encoded by the coding sequence ATGAAAATACCTGCATTCAGGCTGGGAGAGCGGACTGAGAATCATCAATGGCCATCCCATGCCTCAAGAGTCATGCCGTTGCGTGACGACAGATCCGTACGATTCAATCGTTTGATTGTCTTGGGGTTCGTTTTGCTATGGATTGGATTTCTGAGCCAATCATTGTCTGCGCATGCGGCGGAAGGGCGATTCCTGTACATCGAGAGCAATCATGTAGATGAGGGACAAAATTCTATCGTCGCTTATTCTAGACATGCAGACGGAAAGCTTACACCATTGCCCGAGGGCCCGTTTCTGACGGGTGGAACAGGAATCAACAATGACACCCATGGAAAGCTCGGGCCGGACGATAATGATACGCCCCTCGCCTTAAGCGAAGATGGAAAGTATTTATTCGCGGTCAACACGCATAGCAACACGATTGCCGTGTTCAAGGTATTGGAAAACGGTTCGCTGCGTCACGTGAAAGGATCTCCCTTTCCTTCGAGAGGCATCGGTCCGAATAGTCTTTCGGTCTCTGGGAATATCCTGCTTGTATCGAATCGCAATGGAGATTATCATCAATTAGAGCAGCTGCGAGGCGCGGCAAAAGCCAATTACGTTTCCTTCCGCGTGAATGACGATGGAACGCTCACGTTTCTCTCGTCCATAGACGTCGAAGGTGCCCACAAGCCGACGCAGGTGTTGTTTTCAACTCTTCATAACCGGATCGCCTTCGGGAACGATTTCCAGGTTGACGCGGATTTTGACGGAGACGGGGCACGCTCATGGCTCGCTGGCCGTGAACAGAAAGTCCAGGGGCAATTGCACGCCTTCACGCTCGATGCATCCGGGCATCTCATAGAGACCGACCGTGTGACGTTGCCTGAAACAGATCCTGGGCATCTCTACGAAGGTGCACCTGGCGTCCCTTCCCTTCCTTTGGGACTATGGGACCATCCAACCAAAAATCTCCTCTATGTAGGATTCGTCACCCGCAATGAATTAGGTGTCTTCCGTTACTCCCGCGAAGGCAAGCTGACGTTTGTCACCTCGGTCCCAAACGGCGGGCAAGACATTTGTTGGCTTCTTACCAATCGAGCCGGGACCCGTCTGTATGCGGTGAATAACCTCAACAGGCAGGAAACCAAGGACAAATCGGGATCAATTTCGATCTATGACATTTCAGGCGAGAAAGCCGAGCGGCCGGTGGAGATAGGGCGTGTTCAGACGCCCTTGCCTGGTGAGTCGTTTATCAACAATCGGATGTTTTTGCAGCCAGGGAGCACGCCCTTTCAAATGGCTCTCGATCCGACCGAAAAGTTTTTCTACGTCATCAACCAACGTATTAATCAGACGCCAGAGAACAAGAGTTCCGAAGGTAATTTTTTGCATATGTTCAAAGTCGAAGAGTCAGGTCTGTTAACGCTCGTAGATTCACGCGACTTAAGGAAGGATGGGCTTCCTAGCCACTCACGACCTCAGGGAATCGTCATCCTCGATCGGTAG
- a CDS encoding cytochrome P460 family protein, which produces MLSRSYAQSLRTIFGVVGCLMIIFGVLSTPSVAKSKGDRVYTFNDKDELLQPMDWAVPSNWREEWIYVGTPVTPNDMNNGKASFPEFHSVYIHPDHYNVYKKTGAFPDGTILIKEMTSVGSKQAVSGSGYFMGEYLGLEATIKDSKRFKDEPGNWAYFSWTNHEGGPRKKTAKAEPAGKCNICHQAFAKDDWVFTQYYPVLRAAKPARGK; this is translated from the coding sequence ATGCTTTCACGATCGTACGCTCAATCCCTACGCACAATATTTGGAGTGGTCGGATGCCTCATGATCATTTTTGGGGTTCTATCGACTCCATCAGTCGCCAAAAGCAAAGGCGACCGCGTCTATACTTTCAATGACAAAGACGAACTGCTTCAACCGATGGATTGGGCCGTCCCTTCGAATTGGCGAGAAGAATGGATTTATGTCGGAACGCCAGTCACGCCAAACGATATGAATAATGGCAAAGCCTCCTTTCCGGAGTTTCACAGCGTGTATATCCATCCGGATCATTACAACGTCTACAAAAAAACCGGAGCATTTCCCGACGGGACGATCCTCATTAAGGAAATGACGAGCGTGGGATCGAAGCAGGCTGTCAGTGGGAGCGGCTATTTCATGGGTGAATACCTCGGCCTCGAAGCGACGATAAAAGACTCGAAACGCTTCAAGGATGAGCCTGGAAATTGGGCCTATTTCAGTTGGACCAATCATGAGGGTGGGCCGCGGAAGAAGACAGCCAAAGCCGAACCAGCCGGAAAGTGTAACATCTGTCATCAAGCGTTTGCCAAAGATGATTGGGTCTTTACTCAGTATTATCCCGTGCTTCGAGCGGCAAAGCCTGCACGAGGAAAATAA
- a CDS encoding sigma 54-interacting transcriptional regulator has product MNESESSKVRANNLRQMDQHDSTAHEAIDRLSIIAHRAPVLIRVSDDDGKCTFVNQQWLDFTGRPPEQELGNGWMDGVHPDDIPAYRETFQAAVNRQHPYTMEYRLRHAGTDYRWVLETGVPWQKTDHTIDGYVSSTIDISLRKEEECRMQQAYTELKRLCDEQTDKLTKISESQQQWIIQRERAEQILQQVSGGTTSTIGPAFFRSLVEHVAAAFESRYAFVAELRERGSRVRTLAFWTPDGIIPNTEYDIAHTPCERILNGKVCHFPENVSSHFPHDRHLDELQVESYLAIPITDPSEKVIGHLAILDHNPISIQPHSLPVLKIFAARAAAELQRQSAETAIRAVKEQLEHIMASAMDGIITVDEHQMVTVFNQAAESMFQCSEKDAIGYSLARFIPERFRLVLQEYIQRTDASHEPQTPVPQLPILYGLRGDGKEIPLEASLSQVNVGGKRLFTIILRDLTERYRAKATINKLQQTRKYLQEEINTELKFQNMVGQSLAMKKIFKLVQSVAPTDTLTLVTGETGTGKELLTRAIHNLSHRKKEMFIKVNCAAIPAGLIESELFGHEKGAFTGAISRHIGRFELAHKGTLFLDEIGELPLTLQGKLLHVLEAGAFERVGGTRTIKANVRVIAATNRVLAHAVQQGQFRQDLFYRLNVFTLHIPPLRDRKEDIPLLAEFFLQIYNTKLGKSITKIPESVMASLSAYHWPGNVRELEHVIERAVLISEGTDLANVEGLHSSVETANPGLFPTLEDIEREHILKALHVTNWRISGPKGAAKLLGLKRTTLDSKIDKLGIQKDS; this is encoded by the coding sequence ATGAACGAGTCGGAAAGCAGCAAGGTACGCGCAAACAATCTTCGTCAAATGGATCAACACGATTCAACAGCTCATGAGGCGATTGATCGACTCAGCATTATAGCCCATCGTGCTCCGGTCTTGATTCGAGTGTCAGACGATGACGGGAAATGCACATTCGTCAATCAGCAGTGGTTAGACTTTACGGGACGCCCCCCAGAGCAGGAGTTAGGAAATGGGTGGATGGACGGCGTGCATCCTGACGATATTCCGGCCTATCGTGAGACTTTCCAGGCTGCGGTCAACAGACAACATCCGTATACCATGGAATATCGACTCAGGCACGCCGGCACCGATTATCGATGGGTGTTGGAAACTGGAGTTCCATGGCAGAAAACTGATCATACGATTGACGGGTATGTCAGCTCGACCATAGATATTTCCCTACGCAAGGAAGAAGAGTGCCGAATGCAACAGGCCTACACAGAACTCAAACGCCTGTGCGACGAGCAAACGGACAAGCTCACAAAAATCAGTGAATCTCAACAGCAATGGATCATTCAACGAGAGCGTGCGGAACAGATTCTTCAGCAAGTATCAGGAGGAACGACCTCAACGATTGGCCCAGCTTTTTTCCGTTCTCTTGTTGAACACGTGGCCGCCGCCTTTGAATCGCGCTACGCATTTGTGGCGGAGCTGAGGGAACGTGGTTCCCGTGTACGTACCCTCGCGTTTTGGACACCGGACGGAATTATCCCAAACACTGAATACGATATCGCACATACGCCTTGCGAACGAATCTTAAATGGGAAAGTTTGCCATTTCCCTGAAAACGTATCCTCCCATTTCCCCCACGACCGCCACCTGGACGAATTGCAGGTAGAAAGCTATTTGGCCATTCCCATAACCGATCCATCGGAAAAAGTCATAGGGCATCTGGCGATACTCGACCACAACCCCATTTCGATTCAACCTCACTCGTTACCGGTCCTGAAAATTTTCGCGGCGCGCGCCGCTGCGGAGCTCCAAAGGCAGTCCGCGGAGACGGCCATACGCGCGGTCAAGGAACAACTTGAGCATATCATGGCGTCTGCCATGGATGGGATCATTACCGTGGATGAACATCAGATGGTCACCGTGTTTAACCAAGCCGCCGAAAGTATGTTTCAGTGTTCCGAGAAGGACGCCATCGGGTACTCGCTTGCTCGCTTTATTCCCGAACGCTTTCGTCTGGTCCTCCAAGAATACATTCAGCGCACTGATGCCTCGCATGAGCCTCAGACTCCGGTCCCACAGCTGCCGATTCTCTACGGTCTTCGTGGCGATGGGAAGGAAATACCCCTAGAGGCGTCCCTCTCCCAAGTCAATGTGGGAGGGAAACGGTTGTTTACGATCATCCTTCGTGACCTAACCGAACGATATCGTGCAAAGGCCACGATCAATAAACTGCAACAGACGAGAAAATATCTTCAGGAGGAAATCAACACCGAGCTGAAGTTCCAGAACATGGTCGGGCAGTCTCTGGCCATGAAAAAAATCTTTAAACTCGTACAGTCCGTTGCTCCCACCGATACCCTGACCTTAGTGACCGGTGAAACAGGAACTGGCAAGGAATTACTGACTCGCGCCATCCATAACCTGAGTCACCGAAAAAAAGAGATGTTCATCAAGGTCAATTGTGCGGCCATTCCAGCCGGGCTCATCGAAAGCGAATTGTTTGGTCATGAAAAAGGCGCCTTTACCGGCGCTATATCCCGGCATATCGGCCGGTTTGAACTTGCTCACAAGGGTACGCTGTTTCTGGATGAGATCGGTGAGTTGCCCCTGACGCTCCAGGGGAAACTCCTCCATGTACTTGAAGCCGGGGCATTCGAACGCGTTGGCGGAACACGGACAATCAAAGCCAATGTTCGCGTGATTGCGGCGACTAATCGGGTGTTGGCACATGCTGTGCAGCAAGGGCAGTTCCGACAAGACCTGTTCTATCGCTTAAATGTCTTTACCCTCCATATCCCGCCGTTGCGAGATCGAAAAGAAGACATTCCCTTGCTGGCAGAATTTTTCCTGCAAATCTATAACACAAAACTTGGCAAATCGATTACGAAAATTCCCGAATCGGTCATGGCGAGTCTCAGTGCGTATCACTGGCCCGGGAACGTGCGAGAACTTGAGCATGTGATCGAACGGGCCGTGCTCATCAGTGAAGGGACAGATCTGGCGAACGTGGAAGGATTGCACTCGTCAGTTGAGACAGCCAATCCGGGTCTTTTCCCCACACTCGAAGACATCGAACGAGAACATATTCTCAAGGCATTACACGTCACCAATTGGCGTATCAGCGGCCCCAAAGGGGCGGCCAAACTCTTGGGTCTTAAACGCACAACGCTCGACTCAAAGATAGACAAACTTGGCATACAAAAAGACTCATAG
- a CDS encoding Tn3 family transposase, translated as MSVGNPREFLEVDKQEQEIAEGCKRLIKNAIICWNYLYLSQKLEEASESSYHETLRHAIRHGSVVCWQHINLLGEYDFSEERLQDSVGIKPPKLTA; from the coding sequence ATCTCGGTCGGCAATCCTCGAGAATTCCTCGAAGTGGATAAGCAGGAACAGGAAATTGCGGAAGGCTGTAAACGTCTCATCAAAAATGCCATCATTTGTTGGAATTATCTCTATCTCTCCCAGAAGCTTGAGGAAGCCAGCGAGAGCTCTTATCATGAGACGTTACGGCACGCGATCCGCCATGGGTCGGTGGTCTGCTGGCAACATATCAATCTGCTCGGGGAATACGATTTCTCGGAAGAACGACTGCAAGACTCCGTGGGCATCAAGCCCCCGAAACTCACGGCCTAA
- a CDS encoding cysteine hydrolase has protein sequence MRIKQMIVIVVAVLAPSLGYANESSISDVKRGITPHGYVYQQDFMPKETLEIDLARTAIFITDPQNDFLSEGGGAWALVGGQVVSSKVVEHEIQLRDTAKTVGIPVFYSPHMYTKMDYAHWKSLNAIDKLMFQQKMFIQGTWGHDFHPKLKPDDNTVVMNSHKGLSNFWTGDAVIQLREYGIETIIMAGMSANLCVESHTRDAIENGFEVIIVADATAGAGPYSKKAALINYEYIAHEVVTTDQIIKRLLAAKKMKDASATK, from the coding sequence ATGAGAATCAAACAGATGATCGTCATAGTTGTTGCGGTACTTGCTCCAAGTTTGGGGTATGCCAATGAATCGTCCATATCGGACGTGAAGCGTGGAATCACCCCGCATGGCTATGTCTACCAACAAGACTTTATGCCCAAAGAAACACTCGAGATTGACTTAGCAAGGACCGCGATCTTCATCACCGATCCACAGAACGATTTCCTGTCAGAGGGAGGCGGGGCCTGGGCTTTGGTCGGAGGACAGGTCGTCTCGAGCAAAGTTGTGGAGCATGAAATACAGCTGCGGGATACGGCGAAGACCGTAGGCATTCCGGTCTTTTACTCGCCCCATATGTATACCAAAATGGATTACGCGCATTGGAAAAGCCTGAATGCGATCGACAAACTCATGTTTCAGCAGAAGATGTTCATCCAAGGCACATGGGGACATGATTTTCATCCCAAACTCAAGCCAGACGACAACACAGTGGTCATGAATTCCCATAAGGGATTGAGCAATTTTTGGACCGGCGACGCCGTAATTCAACTACGGGAATACGGTATCGAGACGATCATCATGGCGGGCATGTCCGCTAATTTGTGCGTGGAGTCACATACCAGAGATGCCATTGAAAATGGATTTGAAGTCATTATCGTGGCGGATGCCACGGCTGGAGCTGGGCCTTACTCCAAGAAGGCAGCGCTCATCAATTATGAATATATCGCCCATGAAGTCGTCACGACGGATCAAATCATCAAGCGGCTGCTTGCAGCGAAGAAAATGAAAGATGCCAGCGCGACGAAATAA